One Cucurbita pepo subsp. pepo cultivar mu-cu-16 chromosome LG09, ASM280686v2, whole genome shotgun sequence DNA window includes the following coding sequences:
- the LOC111801579 gene encoding glycine-rich RNA-binding protein 4, mitochondrial-like: protein MAFLSKVGKIFSQSSASRIGSISQPSQLSIFQAIRFMSSSKVFVGGLSYGTDDHSLREAFTKYGEVVEARVILDRDTGRSRGFGFVTFVGNEEASSAIQALDGQDLHGRRIRVNFATERSRGSFVGGGGGYSGGGGYGSADYNRSSASQGGDNYFSADSGSDFTSNHQSGGGLDSGDNTRDDFLGGGKSGDEDNNDDYAKRA, encoded by the exons ATGGCGTTTCTTAGTAAAGTTGGGAAAATATTTAGTCAGAGTTCTGCATCAAGGATTGGTTCAATTTCGCAACCTTCCCAGCTGTCTATCTTTCAAGCTATTAGATTCATGTCAAGTTCAAAAGTTTTTGTAGGAG GCCTTTCTTATGGTACTGATGATCATAGTCTGAGGGAAGCCTTCACTAAGTATGGGGAAGTAGTTGAAG CGAGAGTCATATTGGATCGTGATACTGGTAGATCCAGAGGTTTTGGTTTTGTCACTTTCGTTGGCAACGAAGAAGCCTCCAGTGCTATTCAAGCACTGGATGGACAG GATCTCCATGGCCGTCGCATTAGGGTAAACTTTGCAACTGAAAGGTCTCGTGGTAGCTttgttggtggtggtggtggataCAGCGGCGGTGGTGGTTATGGAAGTGCAGATTATAATCGCAGTAGTGCATCCCAGGGAGGGGACAACTATTTTTCTGCCGATTCTGGTTCAGACTTCACCAGTAACCATCAGAGTGGCGGTGGACTGGATTCTGGAGATAATACTCGGGATGATTTTTTGGGCGGAGGGAAGTCTGGGGATGAGGATAACAACGACGACTATGCCAAAAGGGCTTGA